One window of the Peromyscus leucopus breed LL Stock chromosome 17, UCI_PerLeu_2.1, whole genome shotgun sequence genome contains the following:
- the Mboat4 gene encoding ghrelin O-acyltransferase, which produces MDWLRLFFLHPVSLYQGAAFPFALLFNYLCGMDSFSTRARYLFLLAGGGVLAMAAMGPYALLIFTPTLCTVALVSSRGPQEVHRLTFFFQMGWQTLCHLGLHYTQYYLQEPPPVRFYIALSSLMLLTQRVTSLSLDIREGKVEAASGSIRNRSSLSECLSETLPYFSYLLFFPALLGGPLCSFQRFQACVERPSSSYPSISFWALTWRGVQIAGLECLKVVLRRAVSAGAGLEECQQLECIYVMWSTAGLFKLTYYAHWILDDSLLHAAGFGSEAGQRSGEEGYIPDVDMWTLETTHRISLFARQWNRSTARWLRRLVFQNSRRWPVLQTFAFSAWWHGLHPGQVFGFLCWSVMVEADYLIHAFANVSISSWPLWLLYRALTWAQTQLIIAYVMLAVEGRSLSSLGRLCCSYNSIFPGVYCVLLFLLAKRKQKCN; this is translated from the exons ATGGATTGGCTCCggctcttcttcctccatcccgTATCGCTTTATCAGGGGGCCGCTTTCCCCTTTGCACTGCTGTTTAATTATCTCTGCGGCATGGATTCCTTTTCCACCCGGGCCAG GTACCTCTTTCTCCTGGCTGGCGGAGGTGTCCTGGCCATGGCTGCCATGGGGCCCTACGCACTGCTCATCTTCACCCCTACTCTCTGCACGGTGGCTCTGGTCTCCTCCCGCGGTCCACAGGAAGTCCACAGGCTGACCTTCTTCTTTCAGATGGGCTGGCAGACCCTGTGCCACCTGGGTCTTCACTACACCCAATACTACCTACAAGAGCCTCCACCCGTGCG ATTCTAcattgctctttcttctctcatgCTCTTGACCCAGAGGGTCACGTCGCTCTCACTGGACATTCGTGAGGGGAAAGTGGAGGCAGCGTCTGGCAGCATCAGGAACAGAAGTTCTTTGTCTGAGTGCCTGAGCGAGACTCTACCCTATTTCAGCTACTTGCTCTTTTTCCCTGCCCTCCTGGGAGGCCCCCTGTGTTCTTTTCAGAGATTTCAAGCTTGTGTTGAAAGACCAAGCTCTTCTTATCCCAGTATCTCATTCTGGGCTCTGACCTGGAGGGGCGTGCAGATTGCGGGTCTGGAATGCCTCAAGGTGGTGCTGAGGAGGGCGGTGAGCGCCGGAGCCGGGCTGGAAGAGTGTCAGCAGCTGGAGTGCATCTACGTCATGTGGTCCACAGCTGGGCTCTTCAAACTCACCTACTACGCGCACTGGATCCTGGACGACTCTCTCCTCCATGCGGCGGGCTTTGGGTCTGAGGCTGGCCAGAGGTCTGGGGAGGAGGGATACATCCCCGACGTGGACATGTGGACCCTGGAAACTACCCACAGGATCTCCCTGTTCGCGAGGCAGTGGAACCGGAGCACGGCCCGGTGGCTCCGGCGGCTGGTCTTCCAGAACAGCCGGCGCTGGCCGGTGCTGCAGACTTTTGCTTTCTCCGCCTGGTGGCACGGGCTCCACCCGGGGCAGGTGTTTGGCTTCCTGTGCTGGTCTGTCATGGTGGAAGCCGATTACCTGATTCACGCTTTTGCCAATGTCTCCATCAGCTCCTGGCCCCTGTGGCTGCTCTATAGAGCCCTCACCTGGGCCCAGACCCAGCTCATCATTGCCTACGTCATGCTGGCGGTGGAGGGCCGGAGCCTTTCCTCTCTAGGCCGGCTGTGTTGTTCATACAACAGTATCTTCCCCGGGGTGtactgtgttttgctttttctattagcaaagagaaaacagaaatgtaactga